In the Candidatus Binatia bacterium genome, one interval contains:
- the pilM gene encoding pilus assembly protein PilM, which translates to MPQRVLALEVQSHEVRAALIEASFRDYRIVGLHKLPLSSTDTLEGKLRNFLAEISFSPHTVVSSLPGEVVTLRTFFLPFKDRKRLEQTVPYELETQVPFDLDEVVIAYQVLAKEKNGSNVLAALVPRGELEGHLQALQAAGLDPKIVDFAPLASLNVLQLLDAPLPSHAVFVGGEIDRLAVAIHRGGTLVGLRTITPPEVTREQHPSSDNGHLDVLQNTINDIVAELRWTLFALNGGPLDEGTTCVLVGEGIYFDLLSRELQDQLGLVVNRIQESPLKGLPSTLRDQIAGFAAPIGLALREIQPDRCYGLNFRRGEFAYHRGQEELRRALWGTASLGALAVGLFVLQTYLNYRFLEAQLAAINSQIRYVFRQTLPDVQRIVDEGRQIKEEIVAAERRLKLLGSVAPPSGATAIDALHAISTAVPEHLKLEVDEYVMDTEEIKIRAHTDSLDTPNAIREAIANGKYFADVQVKDIKTAPDGRVDFRMILTLNKAGSPASSRSPGRI; encoded by the coding sequence ATGCCCCAGCGAGTATTAGCTCTCGAAGTTCAAAGCCACGAGGTTCGCGCAGCCCTGATCGAGGCTTCCTTCCGCGACTACCGCATCGTCGGACTACACAAGTTACCTCTGTCTTCGACCGACACTCTCGAAGGCAAGCTGCGAAATTTCCTCGCTGAGATAAGTTTCTCTCCTCATACGGTGGTCTCTTCGCTGCCTGGAGAAGTTGTCACCCTCCGGACATTTTTTCTCCCATTCAAGGATCGGAAGCGATTAGAACAAACGGTTCCCTACGAACTGGAAACTCAAGTGCCGTTCGATCTCGACGAGGTTGTGATAGCGTACCAAGTACTGGCAAAGGAAAAGAACGGCAGTAACGTCCTAGCGGCATTGGTTCCCCGAGGGGAGCTCGAAGGTCACCTTCAGGCCTTACAAGCTGCCGGTCTTGACCCGAAAATTGTCGACTTCGCACCTCTCGCGAGTCTCAACGTGCTGCAACTTTTGGATGCGCCCTTGCCATCTCATGCTGTGTTCGTTGGAGGGGAGATTGACCGGCTGGCCGTGGCCATTCATCGCGGCGGCACACTGGTTGGACTTCGGACCATAACCCCCCCTGAAGTTACAAGGGAGCAGCACCCCAGCAGCGACAATGGACACCTTGATGTTCTGCAAAACACGATCAACGACATCGTCGCAGAGCTGCGTTGGACGCTGTTCGCTCTCAATGGAGGACCGCTCGACGAGGGAACGACCTGCGTGCTGGTTGGGGAAGGTATCTACTTCGATTTGCTCTCCCGCGAACTGCAAGACCAACTCGGCCTGGTCGTAAACCGCATCCAAGAATCTCCCCTGAAGGGTCTGCCAAGTACCTTACGCGACCAAATCGCCGGGTTTGCTGCTCCGATCGGATTAGCCCTCAGGGAGATCCAACCAGACCGTTGTTATGGCCTAAATTTTCGTAGGGGCGAGTTTGCATACCATCGCGGCCAAGAAGAGTTACGGCGTGCCCTCTGGGGAACCGCGAGCCTTGGAGCGCTTGCCGTCGGTCTGTTCGTGCTCCAAACGTATTTAAACTATCGTTTCCTGGAAGCCCAACTTGCAGCAATCAACAGCCAGATTCGTTACGTGTTCCGCCAAACTCTGCCGGACGTGCAACGCATCGTCGATGAGGGCCGGCAAATCAAAGAAGAAATCGTAGCCGCGGAAAGACGACTCAAACTACTCGGGAGCGTTGCGCCGCCGAGTGGTGCAACTGCAATTGACGCCCTTCACGCGATTAGTACGGCAGTTCCAGAACACCTGAAGCTGGAGGTCGATGAGTATGTGATGGACACAGAGGAAATTAAGATCCGCGCACACACCGACTCGTTAGACACCCCGAACGCGATCCGTGAAGCCATCGCCAACGGCAAATATTTTGCCGACGTGCAGGTGAAGGATATTAAGACCGCACCGGACGGTCGTGTCGACTTTCGCATGATTCTCACCCTGAACAAGGCTGGGTCACCGGCTTC
- the gspF gene encoding type II secretion system inner membrane protein GspF — translation MPVYAYRGFNAAGRAISGIIDAENPKGARQKLRREGVFPTELVEQERRTSKAEQSLGGWQIGRYFERITPEELALLTRQLATLVGAKIPLVEALSALIEQTESARTKRVLSQVRELVTEGGALADAMKAHPRVFNDLYVNMVRAGEASGALDVVLLRLADYTENYAQLRNKVRSALTYPTLMALTGTAILLFLLSYVVPKITKIFAENQATLPLMTRILLTVSGLAQDYWWLFVTALGASVIAIQMSRRTPTGRLRFDRTVLKIPYFGNLIRKVALARFARTLATLLNSGINLLVALEIVKHVVSNAVLSQAIEEARNSIREGQSIAPPLKKSGLFPPMLVHMIAVGEKSGQLETMLTKAADAYDSEVSTAVAAITSILEPLMILFGGAVVLFIVLAILLPIFEMNQLVR, via the coding sequence ATGCCGGTATACGCCTATAGAGGATTTAACGCTGCTGGGAGAGCAATCAGCGGCATCATTGACGCTGAAAATCCCAAGGGAGCTCGGCAAAAACTTCGGCGCGAAGGCGTTTTCCCCACCGAGCTCGTCGAGCAGGAACGACGAACAAGCAAGGCGGAACAATCCCTAGGGGGATGGCAAATCGGACGATACTTCGAGCGGATCACCCCTGAAGAGCTCGCCCTGTTGACGCGCCAACTCGCCACCCTTGTCGGGGCCAAGATCCCGTTGGTCGAAGCCCTTTCAGCTCTCATCGAACAAACGGAAAGTGCGCGCACGAAGCGCGTTCTCTCCCAGGTGCGGGAGCTGGTCACCGAAGGTGGAGCTCTGGCTGACGCAATGAAAGCCCACCCGCGTGTGTTCAACGACCTTTATGTCAATATGGTACGGGCGGGGGAAGCGAGCGGTGCGCTCGATGTCGTACTCCTCCGGTTAGCGGACTACACGGAGAACTATGCGCAGCTGCGGAATAAAGTCCGCTCGGCGCTGACCTATCCTACGCTCATGGCGCTGACAGGCACAGCAATCCTCCTCTTCTTGCTTTCTTACGTGGTCCCGAAAATCACGAAGATCTTCGCGGAAAACCAAGCCACGCTCCCACTCATGACTAGAATTTTGCTGACGGTGAGCGGGCTAGCTCAAGATTATTGGTGGCTCTTTGTCACAGCTCTCGGTGCATCAGTGATTGCCATTCAAATGAGCCGACGTACTCCGACCGGCAGGCTGCGGTTCGACCGCACCGTTTTAAAGATCCCATACTTCGGCAACCTAATCCGTAAGGTTGCGTTAGCACGCTTCGCCCGCACCTTGGCAACATTGCTCAACAGCGGCATCAACCTGCTGGTGGCGCTAGAAATTGTGAAACACGTTGTTAGTAACGCCGTGCTGTCGCAGGCCATCGAAGAGGCACGAAACAGCATCCGCGAAGGCCAAAGCATTGCGCCGCCGCTCAAAAAGAGCGGATTGTTCCCTCCGATGCTTGTCCACATGATCGCCGTGGGCGAGAAAAGCGGGCAGCTCGAAACCATGCTTACCAAAGCGGCCGACGCCTACGACAGCGAAGTGTCCACGGCCGTCGCCGCAATCACGAGCATCTTAGAGCCTTTGATGATCCTATTTGGCGGGGCGGTGGTCCTCTTCATCGTGCTCGCCATTTTACTGCCCATCTTCGAGATGAATCAGCTTGTCCGCTAA
- a CDS encoding GspH/FimT family pseudopilin: MLWLDAHTQEIGTARPSLARARRGWFGGNHGFTLIELSLVLLLLSVVLVAVVPRFRNRERAELLAHAQRLQLTFRFLRNQAVLSGVTYRLHFDLDQQRYWAALDESGSMDLAQFVSEVGSLARGVSLGDNVFISDVALPLEGVKVAQGSIFTLFYPDGTTEPTVIHLATSHEAYTLWFDPRAQRLRGQLGYWEPSYAR; this comes from the coding sequence ATGCTCTGGTTGGACGCGCACACTCAGGAAATAGGGACGGCTCGGCCCTCTCTCGCTCGAGCGAGGCGGGGATGGTTCGGTGGCAACCACGGATTCACCTTGATCGAGCTATCGCTCGTCCTGCTTTTGCTATCCGTGGTGCTCGTGGCGGTCGTTCCGCGTTTTCGCAACCGGGAGCGCGCCGAATTACTTGCGCATGCACAGCGGCTGCAGCTCACGTTCCGGTTTTTGCGCAACCAAGCCGTGCTCAGCGGTGTGACCTACCGGCTGCACTTCGACCTCGACCAGCAACGGTACTGGGCCGCGCTGGATGAAAGTGGAAGTATGGATTTAGCTCAGTTCGTCTCTGAGGTCGGCTCTCTCGCCCGGGGCGTATCTCTGGGAGACAACGTGTTCATTTCCGACGTCGCCTTGCCCTTAGAAGGAGTGAAAGTTGCCCAAGGGAGCATCTTCACCCTTTTTTATCCGGACGGGACCACTGAGCCCACGGTGATTCACCTTGCGACCTCGCACGAGGCTTACACGTTGTGGTTCGATCCCCGTGCTCAGAGGTTACGAGGCCAGTTGGGTTATTGGGAACCCAGCTATGCCAGATAA
- a CDS encoding prepilin-type N-terminal cleavage/methylation domain-containing protein has product MMPHNKKPSAGFTLLELLLAITIFAVMATTVYGVLWRTLDGKARAEERAELFAAGRDAVMRMADDLERALAPGVASRGAVWFIGVPGNDAVPTDQVGFVIDTKRDRSVGGRRGGRTFVSYLLEPMPDVPRAFALLRHEEILLDPLAQATSESSAVNESATSALTSDVYLVDRVAGLRLRYLDPATGSWLNSWDTTVPVQPGQTPVGLPPVVEIQLFLFDNSGGYVEFSTRVDLLLYVPPPTPGPGGAVLG; this is encoded by the coding sequence ATGATGCCGCACAATAAGAAGCCATCCGCAGGCTTCACCCTGCTCGAATTGCTACTCGCGATCACCATTTTCGCGGTCATGGCGACCACCGTTTACGGCGTCCTGTGGCGGACACTGGATGGCAAGGCGCGCGCGGAGGAACGTGCGGAACTTTTCGCCGCGGGGAGAGATGCGGTCATGCGGATGGCAGACGACCTCGAGCGTGCCTTGGCTCCCGGCGTCGCCAGTCGGGGAGCCGTCTGGTTTATCGGAGTACCGGGAAACGACGCAGTACCCACCGATCAGGTTGGTTTCGTGATCGATACCAAACGCGATCGCAGTGTCGGTGGGCGGCGTGGGGGGAGAACCTTCGTATCTTACTTGCTCGAACCGATGCCGGACGTCCCGCGGGCCTTTGCGTTGCTACGTCACGAGGAGATCCTGCTCGACCCACTCGCACAAGCCACGTCCGAAAGTTCCGCTGTCAACGAAAGTGCCACGAGTGCTTTGACCAGCGACGTCTACTTAGTGGACCGCGTTGCCGGGCTCCGCCTCCGGTATCTGGATCCCGCCACCGGTTCTTGGCTGAATTCATGGGATACAACCGTTCCCGTGCAACCGGGCCAAACACCCGTTGGCCTTCCACCAGTGGTGGAAATCCAGCTCTTTCTGTTCGACAACAGTGGCGGCTACGTCGAGTTCAGCACCCGCGTCGACCTGCTTCTATACGTTCCCCCACCAACTCCGGGCCCAGGAGGTGCTGTACTTGGCTAA
- a CDS encoding prepilin-type N-terminal cleavage/methylation domain-containing protein, with protein sequence MPDKLQPERKATCGFTLLEVLIALAVIAIAFVTLLGWHARNIATIIYDQNLARAVLLARERASLVHYQALQQGLDSVRNEAGPIDGYPGFFYDQEVFPTGLDGMRQVVLRVFWDPRNPNACEVTFFVHDAAQ encoded by the coding sequence ATGCCAGATAAACTCCAGCCCGAAAGGAAGGCCACCTGTGGGTTCACACTGCTCGAGGTGCTCATCGCGTTGGCGGTGATCGCCATTGCCTTCGTGACTTTGTTGGGTTGGCACGCAAGGAACATTGCAACGATTATTTACGATCAAAATCTGGCCCGCGCCGTTCTGCTCGCCCGTGAGCGAGCCAGCCTAGTGCACTACCAAGCGCTTCAGCAAGGGCTGGATAGCGTCCGCAACGAAGCCGGCCCGATCGATGGATACCCCGGCTTCTTCTACGATCAAGAGGTCTTTCCAACTGGGCTCGATGGCATGCGACAAGTCGTTTTGCGGGTATTCTGGGATCCTCGAAATCCTAATGCCTGCGAGGTCACATTCTTCGTTCATGATGCCGCACAATAA
- the gspE gene encoding type II secretion system ATPase GspE, which produces MAVAARSLEALLVQYGNLSEEVLEKARERQREGKGLGDVLQEMGAIDSATWARAVAHHYGLPFRDRLPEEDVLDLVQQVPINFAKRYLLLPVAREGNAVVVASADPSQIGALDDLRVLLRHPIKVFVAPAPLVLDAINRAYDQITAGSASELMDDLDTERLDLELADLEEPRDLLDADEEAPIIRLVNQLIFQASKDRASDIHIEPYERDLLVRFRIDGVLYDILSPPKRFQPIIISRIKVMAGLNIAEKRLPQDGRIRIRLAGKDIDIRVSIVPTAHGERVVMRLLDRASTLLQLEELGLTGNKLETVNRLIRQSHGIILVTGPTGSGKTTTLYACLAKINTTDKNIITIEDPIEYQLHGIGQIQVNPKIDLTFANGLRSILRQDPDVIMVGEIRDTETAEIAIQAALTGHLVFSTLHTNDSFGAMTRLLDMGIEPFLVSSSVIAVMAQRLVRRVCTECRVAYRPTREEIEEVGITPQQLGGREIYKQGPGCAQCKGKGYRGRTGIHELLVVDDEIRSLVMKNADAASIRRTATAHGMNTLREDGAEKVLAGITTIEEVLRVTQDDIV; this is translated from the coding sequence ATGGCGGTCGCGGCTCGTTCCCTCGAAGCATTGCTCGTGCAGTACGGTAACCTCAGCGAGGAGGTTTTAGAGAAGGCACGCGAACGCCAGCGGGAGGGCAAAGGTCTGGGCGACGTTCTCCAGGAGATGGGGGCAATTGACAGTGCAACCTGGGCTCGTGCTGTGGCCCACCACTACGGCCTGCCGTTTCGCGATCGTCTGCCGGAAGAGGACGTGCTCGATCTTGTGCAACAAGTGCCCATCAACTTCGCCAAGCGCTACCTCCTGCTACCCGTTGCCAGAGAAGGCAACGCGGTGGTGGTCGCCTCTGCGGATCCAAGCCAGATTGGCGCACTGGATGACCTCCGCGTGCTTCTACGCCACCCGATCAAGGTGTTTGTCGCTCCCGCCCCACTTGTGTTAGACGCGATTAACCGCGCCTACGACCAAATCACTGCCGGGTCGGCCTCCGAACTCATGGACGATCTGGACACAGAGCGGCTCGACCTTGAACTCGCTGACCTTGAGGAACCAAGGGATCTATTGGACGCGGACGAGGAAGCGCCGATCATCCGCCTGGTGAACCAATTAATTTTTCAAGCCTCGAAGGATCGAGCGAGCGATATCCATATTGAGCCGTATGAGCGCGACCTTTTGGTCAGATTCCGGATCGACGGCGTACTGTACGACATCCTTTCGCCGCCAAAACGTTTCCAGCCGATTATTATTTCCCGAATCAAGGTGATGGCCGGGCTGAACATTGCGGAAAAACGGCTCCCGCAGGACGGGAGAATTCGCATTCGGCTGGCAGGAAAGGATATCGACATCCGCGTCTCCATCGTGCCGACCGCCCACGGGGAGCGTGTCGTCATGCGTTTACTCGATCGGGCCAGCACCTTGCTCCAGTTAGAGGAGCTCGGGCTGACCGGAAACAAGCTCGAAACGGTCAACCGATTGATTCGCCAGAGCCACGGGATCATCCTGGTTACGGGCCCCACCGGTAGCGGTAAAACAACCACGTTGTACGCCTGCCTCGCTAAGATCAACACAACCGATAAAAACATCATCACGATTGAAGATCCGATTGAGTACCAGTTGCACGGCATCGGGCAAATCCAGGTGAACCCGAAGATCGATTTGACCTTCGCGAACGGGCTTCGCTCAATCCTGCGTCAGGATCCCGACGTGATCATGGTCGGCGAGATTCGCGACACGGAGACGGCTGAGATTGCAATTCAGGCGGCGCTTACCGGCCACCTCGTGTTTTCCACTTTACACACCAACGACTCGTTCGGTGCCATGACCCGCTTGCTCGACATGGGTATCGAACCCTTCTTGGTCTCTAGTTCAGTGATCGCCGTGATGGCGCAACGCCTGGTCCGGAGGGTTTGCACGGAGTGTCGAGTTGCTTACCGTCCCACAAGAGAGGAAATTGAGGAGGTCGGCATCACTCCCCAACAGCTCGGCGGGCGGGAAATCTACAAGCAGGGGCCAGGCTGTGCCCAATGCAAGGGCAAAGGGTACCGCGGCAGGACAGGGATCCATGAACTTTTGGTTGTCGATGACGAGATTCGTTCCCTCGTGATGAAAAATGCAGACGCAGCTTCAATCCGCCGCACAGCCACAGCCCACGGTATGAACACGCTGCGAGAGGACGGGGCCGAGAAAGTGCTTGCTGGGATCACCACGATAGAGGAAGTCTTACGCGTCACACAGGACGATATCGTGTGA
- a CDS encoding type II secretion system protein GspK — protein MANFRKRERGVALVMALAVVALLTITVTEFFFSAEIDARMARNSVHSLQAALLARSGITLGEALLVQDQDPLTDSFLEEWCPLQAREGKACQIDDGGGLIALPPNSRLRVEIWDESGKVNINLTRPQTQAEWRAGRLNPNPEQAPQRYQAWLFTLGRLMNSRPEAITALDDYWNQLFELYFGPIGSPNMPGTTPTPGAPAGLTPGAAATPPPLTTLYFGSLDEVTAVPGFVTQEELRRLRPYVTAYGWPFPSQVNANTAPREVLNAIIGDAQVVDEIIQQRQSQVLQASSVLTLVNSASTNQDPIYRNARTMLGARSNVYSIRATAIVNLNPMTGMGGISRSAVMLVRRDPKQVQPGATGGTVTRWKLTRLYWQKEGGAVLFRPEAENADFVEF, from the coding sequence TTGGCTAATTTCAGAAAGCGGGAACGCGGCGTGGCGCTGGTTATGGCGCTCGCGGTGGTCGCTCTCCTGACGATCACCGTAACCGAGTTCTTCTTTTCGGCAGAAATCGACGCGCGGATGGCTCGAAACTCCGTCCACAGCCTGCAAGCGGCACTGCTGGCGCGTTCAGGTATCACGTTGGGCGAAGCCTTGCTCGTTCAAGATCAGGACCCACTCACCGATTCGTTCCTCGAAGAATGGTGCCCACTGCAGGCGCGGGAGGGCAAAGCTTGCCAGATTGACGACGGCGGAGGTTTGATCGCTCTCCCACCCAACTCACGCCTGCGCGTAGAAATCTGGGATGAGAGTGGAAAGGTCAACATCAACTTGACGAGACCTCAGACCCAAGCCGAGTGGCGGGCGGGACGCCTGAATCCCAACCCAGAGCAGGCCCCCCAAAGGTATCAGGCGTGGCTATTTACTCTCGGGCGTTTGATGAACTCCCGGCCGGAAGCAATCACCGCTCTCGACGATTATTGGAACCAACTGTTCGAGCTGTACTTCGGACCAATTGGAAGTCCGAACATGCCCGGCACGACACCCACTCCTGGCGCGCCCGCTGGACTTACCCCCGGTGCGGCAGCCACTCCTCCGCCATTAACGACATTGTACTTCGGCTCGCTAGACGAGGTTACCGCCGTTCCCGGATTCGTCACACAAGAAGAATTGCGCCGCCTCCGGCCATACGTCACAGCGTACGGGTGGCCGTTTCCGAGCCAGGTAAACGCGAATACCGCCCCGCGCGAGGTCCTCAATGCGATTATTGGGGACGCGCAGGTTGTGGACGAAATCATCCAGCAGCGGCAAAGCCAAGTATTACAAGCAAGCAGTGTCCTTACGTTGGTGAATTCGGCCTCAACGAATCAGGACCCCATATACCGAAATGCTCGTACAATGTTGGGCGCGCGAAGCAATGTCTACTCTATCCGAGCTACAGCCATCGTTAATTTGAATCCGATGACTGGCATGGGAGGAATCAGTCGGTCCGCTGTAATGCTCGTTCGACGGGATCCCAAACAGGTGCAGCCGGGCGCAACCGGTGGTACAGTGACGCGTTGGAAGCTCACACGACTATATTGGCAAAAGGAGGGTGGCGCCGTTCTTTTTCGTCCCGAAGCAGAAAACGCGGACTTCGTTGAATTTTAG
- the gspG gene encoding type II secretion system major pseudopilin GspG gives MRSLRNAAGFTLIEIMVVVFILGLLVTLVAPKIIGRTDEARRTKAAADIKAIEQALNLFKLDNGFYPSTQDGLQALVQRPANARNWNPDGYLAQIPVDPWGNPYVYFSDGNTVVIKSYGADGQEGGEGKNADIDNRG, from the coding sequence ATGCGCTCGTTGAGAAACGCCGCAGGATTCACGCTGATCGAAATCATGGTCGTCGTGTTCATCCTCGGTTTGCTCGTTACGTTGGTCGCGCCGAAAATTATCGGTCGGACCGACGAGGCCCGACGCACCAAAGCAGCTGCCGATATCAAGGCGATTGAGCAAGCGTTGAATCTGTTCAAGCTAGACAACGGTTTTTACCCAAGCACCCAGGATGGCCTTCAAGCACTTGTCCAGCGGCCTGCCAATGCACGGAATTGGAATCCTGACGGGTATCTGGCGCAGATTCCGGTTGACCCATGGGGCAACCCCTACGTGTACTTCTCGGATGGCAACACAGTTGTGATCAAGTCGTACGGGGCAGACGGACAAGAAGGAGGGGAGGGGAAAAACGCTGATATCGACAACCGCGGCTGA